One window of Cohnella hashimotonis genomic DNA carries:
- a CDS encoding extracellular solute-binding protein, giving the protein MMGSWKKGLQTALAIALVTLPLAACGGNNDNSGASSAAATGGTSGATQAGDGKLEKVRVSLWDRSNSPNGQKLEDTVIVKKLQEEARKEGLDVEYVVLPRSQESEKNNIWMASGGGPDIIITYDMNAMFKWAEQGGLWELDDLLEQYGPDIKKLIGPSLEVAGTYKGKRYAIPAMRMSTAAASNMKIRQDWLDKLGMKAPTTLDELYETLKAFKEKDPGGVGKDNVVPWALPAISQGMKGFFFGPMWGAGVAIDGPATEMYMPSGNFADGVFHSAVALNEGKEFFRFLNKVYKEGLISKEFVTDVNSQQFIQNYTSGVSGFMDSNEDPWTVTKETRKTVPEAKWVTLDPLVRPNGTQAMTEANVYGLLNMIPKSSKNPAAAVKYLNVLAKNIKLVQAGIEGVHFKEEDGLYVAIDPVKNAEEIDWYFKDLNLLTQGYMGNPTKDQMKKQFANEPNPDEIADILDPYFKSFEKFGKQGPLIDTPRPVSDKSVANITKFLYDALSKAVIAKDFDAEWENVVSGWKKNGGEEYDAEVTQNLVAMNWKTTNE; this is encoded by the coding sequence ATGATGGGGAGTTGGAAAAAAGGATTGCAGACGGCGCTGGCGATCGCGCTGGTCACGCTGCCGCTCGCGGCATGCGGAGGCAATAACGACAACAGCGGCGCATCGAGCGCAGCTGCGACCGGCGGAACGTCCGGCGCGACGCAGGCGGGGGACGGCAAGCTGGAGAAGGTTCGCGTGTCGCTGTGGGACCGCTCGAATTCGCCGAACGGCCAGAAGCTCGAAGACACCGTGATCGTCAAAAAGCTGCAGGAGGAAGCCCGCAAGGAAGGCCTCGACGTCGAATACGTCGTCCTGCCGCGCTCGCAGGAAAGCGAGAAAAACAACATCTGGATGGCTTCCGGCGGCGGTCCCGACATTATCATCACTTACGATATGAACGCCATGTTCAAATGGGCGGAGCAGGGCGGCCTGTGGGAGCTGGACGATCTGCTCGAGCAGTACGGCCCGGACATCAAAAAGCTGATCGGCCCGTCGCTCGAGGTGGCAGGTACCTACAAAGGCAAGCGCTACGCGATTCCGGCGATGCGGATGAGCACGGCGGCGGCTTCCAACATGAAGATTCGCCAGGACTGGCTCGACAAGCTCGGCATGAAGGCGCCGACGACGCTCGACGAGCTGTACGAGACGCTCAAGGCGTTCAAGGAAAAGGACCCGGGCGGCGTCGGCAAGGACAATGTCGTGCCGTGGGCGCTGCCGGCGATCTCGCAGGGCATGAAGGGCTTCTTCTTCGGCCCGATGTGGGGCGCGGGCGTGGCGATCGACGGCCCGGCGACGGAGATGTATATGCCGAGCGGCAACTTCGCGGACGGCGTGTTCCACTCCGCGGTCGCGCTGAACGAGGGCAAGGAGTTCTTCCGCTTCCTGAATAAGGTGTACAAGGAAGGTCTCATTTCCAAGGAATTCGTCACCGACGTCAACTCGCAGCAGTTCATCCAGAACTACACGTCCGGCGTGTCCGGCTTCATGGACTCGAACGAGGACCCGTGGACCGTCACCAAGGAGACGCGCAAAACGGTGCCCGAAGCGAAGTGGGTGACGCTCGATCCCCTCGTGCGGCCGAACGGCACGCAGGCGATGACCGAGGCCAACGTATACGGACTGCTCAACATGATTCCGAAGTCGTCCAAAAATCCGGCGGCCGCGGTCAAGTACCTGAACGTCCTGGCGAAAAACATCAAGCTCGTCCAGGCGGGCATCGAAGGCGTGCACTTCAAGGAGGAGGACGGCCTGTACGTGGCGATCGATCCGGTCAAAAACGCGGAGGAGATCGACTGGTACTTCAAAGACCTGAACCTGCTCACCCAGGGCTACATGGGCAATCCGACGAAGGATCAGATGAAGAAGCAGTTCGCCAACGAGCCGAATCCAGACGAGATCGCCGATATTCTTGACCCCTACTTCAAATCCTTCGAGAAGTTCGGCAAGCAGGGGCCGCTCATCGACACGCCGCGGCCGGTATCGGACAAGAGCGTCGCCAACATCACGAAGTTCCTGTACGACGCGCTCTCCAAGGCGGTCATCGCCAAAGACTTCGACGCGGAGTGGGAGAACGTCGTGTCCGGCTGGAAGAAAAACGGCGGCGAGGAATACGACGCCGAAGTGACGCAGAACCTGGTCGCCATGAACTGGAAGACGACGAACGAATAA
- a CDS encoding carbohydrate ABC transporter permease — MVGGTASSSASSSASGEAKPTGELARPAPATRPRKAKRTPGELVFDILVYSALIVFTFICLFPFLNTLANAFSSSTAIQTGKVLLWPVEFQVGSMKMILADSSVMRSLFVTVFLTVVGTTLNLLFTIITAYPLSRRDLKGRGIFMRFMVVTMLFSGGMIPLFLVVKSLHLLDTLWALIIPGLISAFNVIIMKSFFQTIPDELREASVMDGCGNMRYLIRIVLPLSGASLATIGLFYAVGHWNAYFGAVLYINDPDLLTLQAKLRNILLLSQMDTSLEQMTMESKFTVIQESLKAAVIVVATVPILIVYPFLQKYFVKGSMLGSVKG; from the coding sequence ATGGTAGGCGGCACCGCAAGCAGCTCGGCAAGCAGCTCCGCAAGCGGCGAGGCGAAGCCGACGGGCGAGCTCGCCCGTCCCGCTCCGGCGACCCGTCCGAGGAAGGCCAAGCGCACGCCCGGCGAACTCGTCTTCGACATCTTGGTTTACAGCGCGCTCATCGTATTCACGTTCATCTGCCTGTTTCCCTTTCTGAACACCCTTGCAAACGCCTTCAGCAGCAGCACCGCGATCCAGACGGGCAAGGTCCTGCTGTGGCCGGTCGAGTTCCAGGTCGGTTCCATGAAGATGATCCTGGCCGACAGCTCGGTCATGCGATCGCTGTTCGTCACCGTCTTCCTGACGGTCGTCGGCACGACGCTGAATCTGCTGTTCACGATCATTACGGCTTATCCGCTGTCGCGCCGGGATCTCAAGGGCCGCGGAATCTTCATGCGGTTTATGGTCGTCACGATGCTGTTCAGCGGCGGCATGATCCCGCTCTTCCTCGTCGTCAAGTCGCTCCATCTGCTCGATACGCTGTGGGCGCTCATCATACCGGGCCTGATCAGCGCGTTTAACGTCATCATCATGAAAAGCTTTTTCCAGACGATTCCCGACGAGCTGCGGGAAGCATCGGTCATGGACGGCTGCGGCAACATGCGTTATTTGATCCGGATCGTGCTCCCTCTCTCGGGGGCGTCGCTGGCGACGATCGGCCTGTTCTATGCGGTCGGCCATTGGAACGCCTACTTCGGCGCGGTGCTTTACATCAACGATCCCGACCTGCTCACGCTGCAGGCGAAGCTTCGCAACATCCTGCTGCTGTCGCAAATGGATACGTCGCTGGAGCAGATGACGATGGAGAGCAAGTTCACGGTCATCCAGGAATCGCTCAAAGCCGCCGTCATCGTGGTCGCGACCGTGCCGATCCTGATCGTATACCCTTTTTTGCAAAAGTACTTCGTCAAAGGCTCGATGCTCGGCTCCGTAAAAGGTTGA
- a CDS encoding trans-sulfuration enzyme family protein — MNEVTGGGRGAKPNAGRGERQDLSERDTIVPGAGESLSNEELAPGEPLPPGSPPAKPSSLKPTLSKQDICLHLGDDYDRHLGAIVPPIFQNTLFTRKTTNHGYTYTRVANPTTEIAERKIAALEGAEAARCFSSGMAAISAALMSVMEKDCHIVCPLNVYPPVKGFLDVYMKRFGVETTFVSGTDVGEIEAALRPNTRAIYLETPLSNVFTLQDLRAIAALAKAHGATTIADNTWATPLYQNPIAFGIDIVVHSATKYMGGHSDILAGVMVGSLARMERVTHEERGLFGAAMDPHQAWLLIRGLRTLPLRMKQHQESAMRIAAHLEAHPLVERVLYPGLPSHPQHALARSQMSGCAGLLSFVPRGAREQIVGFVKGLALFEEGPSWGGFESLVNTPGLGIDEETSLRTGMPQRLVRLSIGLEDADALTADIDQALAGMLRGRA; from the coding sequence ATGAACGAGGTTACTGGAGGAGGACGGGGAGCGAAGCCGAACGCCGGGAGAGGCGAGCGGCAGGACCTGAGCGAACGGGATACGATTGTGCCCGGCGCCGGCGAATCGCTTTCAAACGAGGAGCTTGCCCCTGGCGAGCCGCTCCCGCCCGGGTCGCCCCCGGCCAAGCCGTCCTCACTCAAGCCGACGCTTAGCAAGCAGGACATTTGCCTGCATCTCGGCGACGACTACGACCGTCATCTCGGCGCGATCGTGCCGCCGATTTTTCAGAATACGCTGTTCACGCGCAAGACGACGAACCATGGCTACACCTACACCCGCGTCGCCAATCCGACGACCGAGATCGCGGAGCGGAAGATCGCGGCGCTGGAGGGGGCGGAGGCGGCTCGCTGCTTCTCCTCGGGCATGGCGGCGATCTCCGCCGCGCTCATGAGCGTCATGGAGAAGGACTGCCATATCGTCTGCCCGCTGAACGTGTATCCGCCGGTCAAGGGATTTCTCGACGTTTACATGAAGCGGTTCGGCGTGGAAACGACGTTCGTATCGGGCACCGACGTCGGCGAGATCGAGGCCGCGCTCCGCCCGAATACGCGGGCGATCTACCTGGAGACGCCGCTGTCGAACGTGTTCACGCTGCAGGACCTGCGCGCGATCGCGGCGCTGGCGAAGGCGCATGGCGCGACGACGATCGCGGACAACACGTGGGCGACGCCGCTGTACCAGAATCCGATCGCCTTCGGGATCGATATCGTCGTGCACTCCGCGACCAAGTATATGGGCGGGCACAGCGATATTCTGGCGGGCGTCATGGTAGGCAGCCTGGCGCGGATGGAGCGCGTGACGCACGAAGAGCGAGGCCTGTTCGGCGCGGCGATGGATCCGCATCAGGCGTGGCTGCTCATCCGGGGGCTGCGCACGCTGCCGCTGCGGATGAAGCAGCATCAGGAGAGCGCGATGCGGATCGCCGCGCATCTCGAGGCGCACCCGCTCGTGGAGCGGGTGCTCTATCCGGGCCTGCCGAGCCATCCGCAGCATGCGCTGGCCCGCAGCCAAATGAGCGGCTGCGCCGGCCTGCTCAGCTTCGTGCCGCGGGGCGCGCGGGAGCAGATCGTCGGCTTCGTCAAAGGCTTGGCTTTGTTCGAGGAGGGGCCGAGCTGGGGCGGCTTCGAGAGCCTGGTCAACACGCCGGGACTCGGCATCGACGAGGAGACGTCGCTGCGGACGGGGATGCCGCAGCGGCTCGTCCGTCTCTCGATCGGGCTGGAGGACGCGGACGCATTGACGGCCGATATCGATCAAGCCTTGGCAGGTATGCTCCGTGGGCGGGCCTAA
- a CDS encoding ABC transporter permease, whose protein sequence is MKEWKKNYDLYLLLVPAAVFFIVFAYVPMGGLVIAFKDYNLFRGLWGSDWSGLANFREMFSIPEFFRITRNTLLLNLLGLIVCFPAPILLALMLNEVRSRSLKKISQSMLYLPHFMSWIVLGGIVYAVLSPKYGVINQILRWLGMKEIYFMADQTWWIITYTLSAVWQSAGWGTIIYLAAITAIDPALYEAASIDGAGRIRKIASVTLPSIMPTIVILFILAVGNMVSIGIEQPLALANSVVSNVSEVISTYVYRVGIKQGEFGLTTAVGMVQSVINLCLVVAANHFAKRAGGEGLW, encoded by the coding sequence GTGAAGGAATGGAAAAAAAACTATGATCTCTATTTGCTCCTCGTGCCGGCCGCCGTCTTTTTCATCGTTTTCGCCTACGTCCCGATGGGCGGGCTCGTCATCGCCTTCAAGGACTACAATCTGTTCCGGGGCCTCTGGGGCAGCGATTGGTCGGGACTCGCCAACTTTCGGGAAATGTTCTCGATCCCCGAGTTTTTCCGGATCACGCGCAATACACTGCTGCTGAATCTGCTCGGGCTGATCGTCTGCTTTCCGGCGCCGATCCTGCTCGCGCTCATGCTAAACGAGGTGCGGTCCCGGTCGCTCAAGAAAATATCGCAGTCGATGCTTTATCTGCCCCACTTCATGTCCTGGATCGTGCTCGGCGGCATCGTGTACGCGGTGCTGTCGCCGAAGTACGGCGTCATCAATCAGATTCTTCGCTGGCTGGGCATGAAGGAAATCTACTTCATGGCGGACCAGACGTGGTGGATCATCACCTACACGCTGTCGGCCGTCTGGCAGAGCGCGGGCTGGGGGACGATCATCTACCTGGCGGCGATCACGGCGATCGATCCGGCGCTGTACGAGGCCGCGTCCATCGACGGCGCGGGCCGCATCCGCAAGATCGCCAGCGTCACGCTGCCGAGCATCATGCCGACGATCGTCATCCTGTTCATCCTCGCCGTCGGCAACATGGTGTCGATCGGCATCGAGCAGCCGCTCGCGCTGGCCAATTCGGTCGTCAGCAACGTATCCGAGGTGATCAGCACGTACGTGTACCGCGTCGGCATCAAGCAGGGCGAATTCGGGCTGACGACGGCGGTCGGCATGGTGCAGTCGGTCATTAATCTATGCCTTGTCGTCGCGGCCAATCATTTTGCGAAAAGGGCGGGAGGCGAGGGACTATGGTAG
- a CDS encoding glycoside hydrolase family 88/105 protein, with the protein MIARQLDRQEAQALIERVIAGMRGLKVAIQEDTADSIISMDVWDWSQGVGLFSLYLYYKETGDPGLLDYLTSWFDRHLERGLPGKNVNTMCPLLTLSYLYEETGKADYLKVCEEWADYAAVRMPRTPESGIAHTAVDSPNEGELWDDTLYMTVLFLGRMGVLLKREDYVEESVRQFLVHLKYLTDTETGLFFHGWTFKENHNFARARWGRGNAWYTAGLVDYLDIVDVSPGVRRFLLSSLERQAAKLTELQEPSGMWRTLLDDPSSYEETSATAGFAYGLLKAVRKGYLGARYKEPGLRALQAVVGRIDADGAVQDVSYGTRMGHTLDLYRQIPRCPMPYGQSMALLMLAESLKHAAEPVQEI; encoded by the coding sequence ATGATTGCACGGCAGCTAGACAGGCAGGAGGCGCAAGCGCTGATCGAGCGGGTCATCGCGGGCATGCGGGGACTGAAGGTGGCGATTCAGGAGGATACGGCTGACAGCATCATCTCGATGGACGTGTGGGACTGGTCGCAGGGCGTGGGGTTGTTTTCCCTCTACCTGTATTACAAGGAAACCGGCGACCCCGGCCTGCTCGATTATCTGACGTCCTGGTTCGACCGCCATCTCGAGCGCGGACTGCCCGGAAAAAACGTGAATACCATGTGCCCGCTGCTCACCCTCAGCTACCTTTACGAGGAGACCGGCAAGGCGGATTATCTAAAAGTCTGCGAGGAATGGGCCGACTATGCGGCCGTCCGTATGCCCCGCACGCCGGAGTCCGGCATCGCCCATACGGCGGTGGACAGCCCGAACGAGGGCGAGCTGTGGGACGACACGCTGTACATGACGGTGCTGTTCCTCGGGCGCATGGGCGTCCTGCTGAAGCGCGAAGACTACGTGGAGGAGAGCGTGCGGCAGTTTCTCGTGCATCTGAAATATTTGACGGATACGGAGACCGGCCTGTTTTTCCACGGCTGGACGTTCAAGGAGAATCATAACTTCGCCCGGGCGCGCTGGGGGCGCGGTAACGCCTGGTACACGGCCGGCCTGGTCGACTACCTGGATATCGTGGATGTATCGCCGGGCGTGCGGCGCTTCCTGCTGTCGTCGCTCGAGCGGCAGGCGGCCAAGCTGACGGAGCTTCAGGAGCCGTCCGGCATGTGGCGAACGCTGCTCGACGATCCGTCCTCGTACGAGGAGACGTCGGCGACGGCGGGCTTCGCCTACGGGCTGCTCAAGGCGGTGCGCAAAGGGTATCTGGGCGCGCGGTACAAAGAGCCGGGCCTGCGCGCGCTGCAAGCCGTCGTCGGACGGATCGACGCGGACGGCGCCGTGCAGGACGTATCCTACGGCACGCGAATGGGGCACACGCTGGACCTTTACAGGCAGATTCCCCGCTGTCCGATGCCTTACGGCCAATCGATGGCGCTGCTCATGCTGGCCGAGAGTCTCAAGCATGCGGCCGAACCGGTGCAAGAAATCTAA
- a CDS encoding heparinase II/III domain-containing protein: MTNRTKKMVKDWQAVRDKIANFDWARGIVEGFKPDTDWWVAHYADDASRIAGWGHHYFCDKCFAALIFDPGKPGEHRCSGCGELRVAQEADDAWCYIYRTSACTQVFHAAVLYNLYGDPAYLAFIRKVLGFLCDNYGSFEVRTPPGQEGKFTGCDLTDGVAVIWLLNGMELIKDAFTDEEMEHYKQTFFIPEAAFLIEKVGVTPNIICWMKAAAGMIGLFFGETIWCERAAEGEHGIKRKLAEGLLPEGFWYEASFHYHFYCAEGMTYYLAFCKLYGYEFPILEDALLRMYRYPVKYAFASGEFPNPNDGWPLLRFGNYAHQYEWIRAVQDEVPFRYALSRSYDEPNKAHPGANIGGLARLLFGRDWENERFDEVPAGSGLPDGISRYDKDIYFAQLHAGEASVFLKYGYVIEGHAHADIMNFELFVKDEIVSRDPSNSGYGSALFREWQRKTIAHNSLMVDRRNQPNRPNGRMDRFDAQRNLCAVSADDVYPGIGFARTLRLEADRLHDEFEVKPAAGHEGVHEFDWLFHCAGEFSSTLAFAPCEPPGVEDGYSLMLETARCDVDGDWEAVWTLADKQVTLRMTGAAGTSVYLFKGYEHRLDKLRWGVLVRRTGREAKYRATYSWQTED, translated from the coding sequence ATGACGAACCGCACGAAGAAGATGGTGAAGGACTGGCAGGCGGTAAGGGACAAGATCGCGAACTTCGATTGGGCCCGGGGGATCGTGGAGGGCTTCAAGCCGGATACGGACTGGTGGGTCGCCCATTATGCCGACGACGCCTCGCGGATCGCGGGGTGGGGACACCATTACTTTTGCGACAAATGCTTCGCCGCGCTGATATTCGATCCCGGCAAGCCCGGCGAACACCGCTGCAGCGGCTGCGGCGAGCTCCGGGTCGCTCAGGAAGCCGACGATGCCTGGTGCTATATATACAGAACCTCGGCTTGCACCCAAGTGTTTCACGCGGCCGTGCTTTACAACCTGTACGGCGACCCGGCCTATCTTGCGTTTATCCGCAAGGTGCTCGGCTTCCTGTGCGACAACTATGGCAGCTTCGAAGTGCGCACGCCTCCCGGTCAGGAGGGCAAGTTCACCGGCTGCGACCTGACGGACGGCGTGGCCGTCATTTGGCTGCTCAACGGCATGGAACTGATCAAGGATGCATTCACGGACGAAGAGATGGAGCATTACAAGCAGACCTTTTTCATTCCCGAGGCGGCCTTCCTCATCGAGAAGGTGGGGGTGACGCCCAACATCATCTGCTGGATGAAAGCGGCGGCGGGCATGATCGGCCTGTTTTTCGGCGAAACGATCTGGTGCGAACGGGCCGCCGAAGGCGAGCACGGCATCAAGCGGAAGCTGGCGGAGGGCTTGCTGCCCGAGGGCTTCTGGTACGAGGCTTCCTTCCACTACCACTTCTACTGCGCCGAAGGGATGACCTATTACCTGGCGTTTTGCAAATTGTACGGCTACGAATTCCCGATCCTCGAGGACGCGCTGCTGCGGATGTATCGGTATCCGGTCAAGTATGCCTTCGCGAGCGGCGAGTTTCCGAATCCGAACGACGGCTGGCCGCTGCTGCGGTTCGGCAACTACGCCCACCAGTACGAATGGATCCGCGCCGTACAGGATGAAGTGCCGTTCCGTTACGCGCTGTCGCGCAGCTACGACGAGCCGAACAAGGCGCATCCCGGCGCCAATATCGGCGGTCTCGCGCGGCTGCTGTTCGGTCGGGACTGGGAAAACGAGCGCTTCGACGAAGTGCCGGCGGGGAGCGGCCTTCCGGACGGAATCTCCCGCTACGACAAGGATATTTACTTTGCTCAGCTGCATGCCGGGGAGGCGTCGGTTTTTCTCAAGTACGGCTATGTCATCGAGGGGCATGCGCATGCGGACATCATGAACTTCGAGCTGTTCGTGAAAGACGAGATCGTGTCGCGGGACCCTTCCAACAGCGGGTACGGATCGGCACTCTTCAGGGAGTGGCAGCGCAAGACGATCGCGCACAACTCGCTGATGGTCGACCGGCGCAACCAACCGAACCGCCCGAACGGCCGCATGGACCGGTTCGATGCGCAGCGCAACCTGTGCGCGGTATCCGCGGACGACGTATACCCGGGCATCGGATTTGCGCGTACGCTGCGGCTGGAGGCGGACCGGCTGCACGACGAGTTCGAGGTCAAGCCCGCTGCAGGGCACGAAGGCGTGCACGAATTCGACTGGCTGTTCCACTGCGCGGGCGAGTTCAGCTCTACGCTTGCATTCGCACCCTGCGAGCCGCCGGGCGTCGAGGACGGCTATTCGCTCATGCTGGAGACGGCGCGCTGCGACGTCGACGGCGACTGGGAGGCGGTGTGGACGCTCGCCGACAAACAGGTCACGCTCCGGATGACGGGCGCGGCCGGCACCTCCGTCTACCTGTTCAAGGGCTATGAGCATCGGCTCGACAAGCTCCGCTGGGGCGTGCTGGTCCGGCGGACGGGCCGGGAAGCGAAGTATCGGGCGACGTATAGCTGGCAGACTGAAGATTAA
- a CDS encoding sensor histidine kinase, whose protein sequence is MIALRSLRRLYADAKLRTKFLLAFTVIVMITVSLISGINYFVSLGVIKRNSGEFSQYLIGQIGINVDKLTTDVEQAAFQQFRNSSLSQTLSREPDSEAEAYARNRYINDFLSDLLFFEDYYRSVSILDAAGRPYSIKRKAVKDSEDLMARIDLAQVREMRGRALWFRDGDDTLYMAKALYDIETSSYVGVIAIGLESDYVGEILANVKNLMDGDVLILNEFDQLFVSGALSGAAEHYLDQNLYLSGKAKSDFEYGGKHYISSVLSTDYDKWKIVQIIDVGRLTRGTESLKYWTIGTLLAALLLAFLMAARISKSITANIRLLLHSMSKFTLDSKHEIIVPRSRDEVGMLAARFNSMAEKIDDLFHSVYREKMLVQQAEYRSLQLDYKALQAQMNPHFLYNTLETIYSMAKLKGEEEIGELIYLLGRLLRESLGKKGDDITLGEELEFVGRYLAIHQIIYGDRIEVRIDDDPALADCRVPKFILQPLAENAIVHGIEEKPGKALIRIACRAEHGDLVLEVSDNGVGMEREKVERLLRPELYGEAGEGSGKHTNVGVISVHKRIRILHGDAYGLSIASRPGEGTTVTVRLPAVRREE, encoded by the coding sequence GTGATCGCTTTGCGCAGCCTTAGACGTCTATATGCGGACGCGAAGCTGAGGACGAAGTTCCTGCTCGCGTTTACGGTTATCGTCATGATTACGGTATCGCTCATCAGCGGCATCAACTACTTCGTGTCGCTCGGCGTCATCAAGCGCAACTCGGGCGAATTTTCGCAATATCTGATCGGCCAGATCGGCATCAACGTCGACAAGCTGACGACGGACGTCGAGCAGGCGGCCTTCCAGCAGTTCCGCAACTCCTCGCTCAGCCAGACGCTCAGCCGGGAGCCGGACAGCGAAGCGGAGGCGTATGCGCGGAACCGGTACATCAACGATTTTCTGAGCGACCTCTTGTTCTTCGAAGACTACTACCGGTCCGTCTCCATTCTGGACGCCGCGGGACGGCCGTATTCCATCAAGCGCAAGGCCGTGAAGGACAGCGAGGACCTGATGGCGCGGATCGATCTGGCGCAGGTCCGGGAGATGCGCGGCAGGGCGCTATGGTTCAGGGACGGCGACGATACCCTCTACATGGCGAAGGCGCTGTACGACATCGAGACGTCGAGCTATGTGGGGGTCATCGCGATCGGCCTGGAGAGCGACTACGTCGGCGAGATCTTGGCGAACGTCAAGAATCTGATGGACGGGGACGTTCTTATCCTCAACGAGTTCGATCAACTGTTCGTCTCGGGCGCGCTCAGCGGCGCCGCCGAGCATTATCTCGACCAGAACCTGTACTTGTCGGGCAAGGCCAAGAGCGACTTCGAGTACGGCGGCAAGCATTATATCTCGAGCGTCCTGTCCACGGATTACGACAAGTGGAAAATCGTGCAGATCATCGACGTGGGCCGTCTCACGCGCGGGACCGAGAGTCTCAAGTACTGGACGATCGGCACGCTGCTGGCCGCGCTGCTGCTCGCTTTTCTCATGGCCGCCCGAATCTCCAAGAGTATCACCGCGAACATCCGCTTGCTGCTTCACAGCATGTCCAAGTTCACGCTCGACTCCAAGCATGAGATCATCGTCCCCCGCAGCCGCGACGAGGTGGGCATGTTGGCCGCCAGGTTCAACTCGATGGCCGAGAAGATCGACGATCTGTTCCACTCGGTCTATCGCGAGAAGATGCTCGTCCAGCAGGCCGAGTACCGTTCGCTGCAGCTCGATTACAAGGCGCTTCAGGCGCAGATGAACCCCCACTTCCTGTACAACACGCTCGAGACGATCTACAGCATGGCCAAGCTCAAGGGCGAGGAGGAGATCGGCGAGCTGATCTACCTGCTCGGCAGGCTGCTGCGCGAGAGTCTGGGCAAAAAAGGCGACGATATCACGCTCGGCGAGGAGCTCGAGTTCGTCGGCAGATACCTCGCCATTCACCAGATCATCTACGGGGACCGGATCGAAGTACGGATCGACGACGACCCGGCGCTGGCGGATTGCCGCGTCCCGAAGTTTATCCTCCAGCCGCTCGCCGAGAACGCAATCGTGCACGGCATCGAGGAAAAGCCGGGCAAGGCGCTCATTCGCATCGCCTGTCGGGCGGAGCACGGGGATCTCGTGCTCGAAGTGTCCGACAACGGCGTGGGCATGGAGCGGGAAAAGGTGGAGCGGCTGCTCCGTCCCGAGCTGTACGGCGAAGCGGGCGAAGGCTCCGGCAAGCACACCAATGTCGGCGTCATCAGCGTGCACAAGCGCATCCGGATTCTGCACGGCGATGCCTACGGACTTTCTATCGCGAGCCGCCCGGGCGAAGGGACGACCGTCACCGTCAGGCTGCCGGCCGTGCGGCGGGAAGAGTAG